A stretch of Amycolatopsis balhimycina FH 1894 DNA encodes these proteins:
- a CDS encoding histidine phosphatase family protein — translation MSPRRLVLWRHGETDYNAAGRMQGHLDSALTPRGWNQARFAVPALARFSPDLVIASDLRRATDTATVLTDAIGVPLRIDKRLRETHLGDWQGRTGEEVDQAYPGERDRWRTDATWAPPGGESRVDVADRAGEVVTDLLQANSEAGETVLLAAHGGLIVALTARLLTLPVEIWPSLGGIANCHWVELGRRDGKWRLQAYNAGMHG, via the coding sequence GTGAGCCCGCGGCGGCTGGTGCTCTGGCGGCACGGCGAGACGGACTACAACGCCGCCGGGCGGATGCAGGGTCACCTCGACTCGGCCCTGACCCCGCGGGGTTGGAACCAGGCCCGGTTCGCGGTGCCCGCGCTGGCCCGTTTCTCCCCGGACCTGGTCATCGCCTCCGACCTGCGCCGCGCCACCGACACCGCCACCGTGCTCACCGACGCCATCGGCGTCCCGCTGCGGATCGACAAGCGGCTGCGCGAGACGCACCTGGGCGACTGGCAGGGGCGCACCGGCGAGGAGGTCGACCAGGCCTACCCCGGTGAACGCGACCGCTGGCGCACCGACGCGACCTGGGCGCCGCCGGGCGGGGAAAGCCGCGTCGACGTCGCCGACCGGGCCGGCGAGGTGGTCACCGACCTGCTGCAGGCCAACTCCGAAGCGGGTGAGACGGTGTTGCTCGCCGCGCACGGCGGGCTGATCGTCGCTCTCACCGCACGGCTGCTGACCTTGCCGGTGGAGATCTGGCCGTCGCTGGGCGGGATCGCGAACTGCCACTGGGTCGAGCTGGGCCGCCGCGACGGCAAGTGGCGGCTGCAGGCCTACAACGCGGGGATGCACGGCTAG
- the octT gene encoding diglucosylglycerate octanoyltransferase translates to MGPRLLVFGDSLSFHGPEGPCAADEPRLWPNIAAAALGGTADLVAGIGWTARDAWWSLTGDPRVWADLHHVDAVVFAVGSMDTLPSPLPTYLRTGLRYLRPDPVRRVVRKAYLAAQPRLSVAFRGRPAVLPAKLTVQYLDTAVGALRVLRPELPIFGMLPSVHRAAAYGGVHTARPAAAAAMAAWGARAGVPLLDLEAVVGEHVLSGAGNPDGMHWGWPGHAAVGEAMSVLMAPVRAPGHVG, encoded by the coding sequence ATGGGGCCTCGCCTGCTGGTGTTCGGCGATTCGCTGAGCTTTCACGGTCCCGAGGGACCCTGCGCCGCGGACGAGCCGCGGCTGTGGCCCAACATCGCGGCCGCCGCGCTCGGCGGCACCGCCGACCTGGTCGCCGGGATCGGCTGGACCGCGCGCGACGCCTGGTGGTCGCTGACCGGCGATCCGCGCGTCTGGGCCGACCTCCACCACGTCGACGCGGTCGTGTTCGCGGTCGGCAGCATGGACACGCTGCCTTCGCCGTTGCCGACCTACCTGCGCACCGGGCTGCGCTACCTGCGGCCCGACCCGGTGCGTCGGGTGGTGCGCAAGGCCTACCTGGCCGCGCAGCCGCGGCTGTCGGTCGCCTTCCGCGGCCGTCCCGCGGTGCTGCCGGCCAAGCTCACCGTGCAGTACCTCGACACGGCCGTGGGCGCGTTGCGCGTCCTCCGGCCCGAGCTGCCGATCTTCGGCATGCTGCCGTCCGTGCACCGCGCGGCGGCCTACGGCGGCGTGCACACCGCGCGCCCGGCCGCGGCGGCCGCGATGGCGGCGTGGGGCGCGCGGGCGGGAGTTCCTTTGCTGGACCTCGAAGCCGTCGTCGGCGAGCACGTGCTGAGCGGCGCGGGCAACCCGGACGGCATGCACTGGGGCTGGCCGGGGCACGCCGCGGTGGGCGAGGCGATGTCCGTGTTGATGGCGCCGGTGCGGGCGCCCGGCCACGTAGGCTGA
- a CDS encoding DegV family protein translates to MSVAVVTDSTAHLPEGFAERHAVRVVPLHVLVDGVVSLDGVETGPAAVAEAMKQRKIVTTSRPTPTEFVKEFQAAFADGADAIVSVHLSRELSGTWEAAVLAAQEVGPDRVRVVDSRTTAMGLGFAALHAAGAAAAGKDPAEVEAAAMAAAGCSSTLFVVETLDHLRRGGRIGPAAALLGTALAVKPVLHMCDGRIVPLEKVRTMNRAMARLVELAAEAAQDDDVELAVHHLASPERAVELANRLEEAVPRSAGCVVSELGAVIGAHTGPGVLGVVVQRAVPSRS, encoded by the coding sequence GTGTCGGTCGCCGTAGTCACGGATTCCACCGCCCACCTGCCGGAGGGGTTCGCCGAACGGCACGCGGTCCGGGTGGTGCCGCTGCACGTCCTGGTCGACGGCGTGGTGTCCCTCGACGGCGTCGAGACCGGTCCGGCGGCGGTCGCCGAGGCGATGAAGCAGCGCAAGATCGTCACGACGTCGCGGCCGACGCCCACCGAGTTCGTCAAGGAGTTCCAGGCGGCGTTCGCCGACGGCGCGGACGCGATCGTGTCGGTGCACCTCTCGCGCGAACTGTCGGGCACGTGGGAAGCGGCGGTGCTCGCGGCGCAGGAAGTGGGACCGGACCGGGTCCGCGTGGTCGACTCGCGGACCACCGCGATGGGCCTCGGCTTCGCCGCTTTGCACGCCGCCGGCGCCGCGGCCGCCGGGAAGGACCCGGCCGAGGTCGAGGCCGCGGCGATGGCGGCGGCCGGCTGCTCGTCGACGTTGTTCGTCGTGGAAACCCTGGACCACCTGCGCCGCGGCGGCCGGATCGGCCCGGCGGCGGCGCTGCTCGGCACGGCGCTGGCCGTGAAACCGGTGCTGCACATGTGCGACGGCCGGATCGTCCCGCTGGAAAAGGTCCGCACCATGAACCGGGCGATGGCGCGGCTGGTCGAACTGGCCGCGGAGGCCGCACAGGACGACGACGTCGAGCTCGCCGTCCACCACCTCGCCTCGCCCGAGCGGGCGGTCGAACTCGCGAACCGGCTCGAAGAAGCCGTGCCGCGTTCGGCCGGTTGCGTCGTCTCCGAGCTGGGCGCGGTGATCGGGGCGCACACCGGTCCCGGGGTGCTCGGCGTGGTCGTCCAGCGCGCGGTCCCGTCCCGGAGCTAG
- a CDS encoding ComEA family DNA-binding protein — protein MFEQPARDPGPPVNDRLAWLADQLSPDASTVGPGGRLVRRWLPGGPAGAGRRRWAFAGVLAAVVVIVLGAVALAGGRPAAEPVPALPSAKPAGEARAAPQTGLVVSVVGRVRSPGLITVPQGARVADVLRAAGGADPGADLAALNLARKVTDGEQLAVGIPAPAAVSGAPAGGKVDLNAASADQLDTLPGVGEVMAKRIVQWRTEHGGFTKVEQLRDVDGIGENKFEKLREQVTVG, from the coding sequence GTGTTCGAGCAGCCCGCCCGGGATCCGGGCCCTCCCGTCAACGACCGGCTCGCCTGGCTGGCCGACCAGCTCTCGCCCGACGCGAGCACGGTCGGGCCCGGCGGCCGGTTGGTCCGGCGCTGGTTGCCGGGCGGACCGGCCGGTGCCGGCCGCCGCCGGTGGGCGTTTGCCGGCGTCCTCGCGGCCGTCGTGGTGATCGTCCTTGGTGCGGTCGCGCTCGCCGGCGGCCGTCCGGCGGCCGAGCCGGTGCCCGCGTTGCCCAGCGCGAAACCGGCGGGGGAGGCGCGGGCGGCACCCCAGACCGGCCTCGTCGTCAGCGTGGTCGGCCGCGTCCGGTCACCGGGCCTGATCACCGTGCCCCAGGGCGCCCGGGTCGCGGACGTGCTGCGTGCGGCGGGCGGCGCCGATCCCGGCGCGGATCTCGCCGCGCTGAACCTCGCCCGCAAGGTGACCGACGGGGAGCAGCTCGCGGTCGGGATCCCCGCTCCCGCCGCGGTTTCCGGTGCGCCGGCGGGCGGCAAGGTCGACCTCAACGCGGCGTCCGCGGACCAGCTGGACACGCTGCCCGGCGTCGGCGAGGTGATGGCCAAGCGGATCGTCCAGTGGCGCACCGAGCACGGCGGCTTCACGAAGGTCGAGCAGCTGCGGGACGTCGACGGCATCGGCGAAAACAAGTTCGAGAAATTGAGAGAGCAGGTGACCGTCGGATGA
- a CDS encoding ComEC/Rec2 family competence protein produces MSTLPTTDTRQDMRLVPAALVCWLAALAGLLLGWWTAVAAGLASAVVAGLVLWRARGRPRVLGAAAALLVLGLVAAGPVAWRIRDAQRDELRAAAPQGLPAALRVVVAGRPKPVRSAGYADRQAGARSVVLAADVRTASVDGRPVSSTGRVLLLAPVAQWAALLPGQEVGVTGVLMPPRGSDLTVAVLSVRGPPGEPGPAPWWQRAAATLRAGLHDLCRSSLPEEPAGLLPGLVLGDTSALSPRVEEEFVTAGLAHLTAVSGGNLAAACGAVLLLLRLLRLGPRLSAVAAGACLAGFLVLVGPEPSVLRAGVMAAVALLALALGRRGSALPALAFAVAVLVVADPAMATDFGFALSVFATAGLVLLAPRWAGALVRRGVPPGFADGLAIPLAAFVVTAPVLAGMAGSVSLVSVLTNVLAAPVVTPATVLGVLATVTGPWWPGAGKVLVRLADPEARWLITVARHGARAPGAVVAWPGGWAGGLLAAAVIAVLVLAARYRRLRLLMALLVVGALLVFVPVRVLAPAWPPRNWAMVECDVGQGDAVVLATAEPGRAVVVDAGPEPGPVDECLHRLAVDRIPLLVLSHLHADHIGGLASVFDGRAVGGIAVGPGRAPEWAWRQVAAEAARQAVPLVELNPGERLEWPGLALDVLGPRYVPARSAGLQDGTTINNSSVVLRAETPAGRALLTGDVELAAQADLLADVGDLKAEVLKVPHHGSRYSLPSFLAAVAPRVALVSVGAGNSYGHPSKSTMDSLTALGARVTRTDVDGDTAVVAGPAIVRRGEPRGPPRR; encoded by the coding sequence ATGAGCACCCTTCCCACGACCGACACCCGGCAGGACATGCGGCTGGTCCCGGCGGCGCTGGTGTGCTGGCTCGCCGCGCTGGCCGGCCTGCTCCTCGGCTGGTGGACGGCGGTCGCCGCCGGGCTGGCTTCGGCGGTGGTCGCCGGGCTGGTGCTCTGGCGGGCGCGCGGGCGTCCCCGGGTCCTCGGCGCGGCGGCGGCCCTGCTGGTGCTGGGCCTCGTCGCCGCGGGGCCGGTCGCCTGGCGGATCCGCGACGCGCAGCGTGACGAACTTCGCGCCGCCGCGCCCCAAGGGCTGCCCGCGGCGCTGCGGGTGGTCGTCGCCGGACGCCCGAAGCCCGTGCGCAGCGCCGGGTACGCCGACCGGCAGGCCGGTGCGCGGTCGGTGGTGCTGGCGGCCGACGTGCGCACGGCGTCGGTCGACGGCCGGCCCGTCTCGTCGACCGGACGTGTGCTGCTGCTGGCGCCGGTCGCGCAGTGGGCGGCGCTTCTCCCCGGGCAAGAGGTCGGGGTGACCGGCGTGCTGATGCCGCCGCGCGGCTCGGACCTGACGGTCGCGGTGCTGTCCGTGCGCGGCCCGCCGGGGGAGCCCGGCCCGGCGCCGTGGTGGCAGCGGGCGGCGGCCACGCTGCGCGCCGGTCTCCACGACCTGTGCCGGTCGTCCCTCCCGGAGGAACCGGCGGGCCTGCTCCCCGGGCTGGTCCTGGGCGACACGAGCGCGTTGTCGCCGCGTGTCGAAGAGGAGTTCGTCACCGCGGGCCTGGCCCACCTCACCGCGGTCAGCGGCGGCAACCTCGCCGCTGCCTGTGGCGCCGTACTGCTCCTGTTGCGCTTGCTGCGGCTCGGGCCGCGACTGTCCGCGGTGGCGGCCGGGGCGTGCCTGGCCGGGTTCCTCGTCCTGGTCGGCCCGGAGCCGAGCGTGCTGCGGGCGGGAGTCATGGCGGCGGTGGCGTTGCTGGCCCTGGCGCTGGGCCGGCGGGGCTCGGCGCTGCCCGCGCTGGCGTTCGCGGTGGCCGTGCTGGTGGTGGCGGATCCGGCGATGGCCACGGACTTCGGGTTCGCGTTGTCGGTGTTCGCCACCGCCGGGCTGGTCCTGCTCGCGCCCCGCTGGGCCGGGGCGCTCGTCCGGCGCGGCGTCCCGCCGGGGTTCGCGGACGGGCTGGCGATCCCGCTGGCGGCCTTCGTGGTGACAGCGCCGGTGCTCGCGGGCATGGCGGGCTCGGTGAGCCTGGTCTCCGTGCTGACCAACGTCCTGGCGGCGCCGGTCGTGACTCCGGCGACGGTGCTCGGCGTGCTGGCGACGGTCACCGGCCCGTGGTGGCCGGGCGCCGGGAAGGTCCTGGTGCGCCTGGCCGACCCGGAGGCCCGGTGGCTGATCACGGTGGCCCGGCACGGTGCGCGGGCCCCGGGCGCGGTCGTCGCCTGGCCCGGTGGCTGGGCGGGCGGGCTCCTCGCCGCCGCGGTCATCGCGGTACTGGTGCTCGCCGCCCGGTACCGGCGCCTGCGGTTGCTCATGGCCCTGCTGGTCGTCGGCGCGCTGCTGGTGTTCGTCCCGGTGCGAGTGCTCGCGCCGGCGTGGCCACCGCGGAACTGGGCGATGGTCGAGTGCGACGTCGGCCAAGGTGACGCGGTCGTGCTGGCGACCGCCGAGCCGGGACGGGCCGTCGTCGTCGATGCCGGACCGGAGCCGGGGCCGGTCGACGAGTGCCTGCACCGGCTGGCCGTCGACCGGATCCCGCTGCTGGTGCTGAGCCACCTGCACGCCGATCACATCGGCGGGCTCGCGTCGGTCTTCGACGGCCGGGCGGTCGGCGGGATCGCCGTCGGGCCGGGACGCGCGCCGGAGTGGGCGTGGCGGCAGGTCGCCGCGGAGGCCGCCCGGCAGGCGGTGCCGCTGGTCGAGCTGAACCCGGGGGAACGGCTGGAGTGGCCGGGGCTCGCGCTGGACGTGCTCGGCCCGCGGTACGTGCCGGCTCGCTCCGCCGGACTGCAGGACGGGACCACGATCAACAACAGTTCGGTGGTGCTGCGCGCGGAAACCCCGGCCGGGCGGGCACTCCTGACCGGTGACGTCGAACTGGCGGCGCAGGCGGACCTGCTGGCCGACGTCGGAGATCTGAAGGCGGAGGTGTTGAAGGTGCCGCACCACGGCAGCCGCTACTCACTGCCTTCGTTCCTCGCGGCGGTGGCGCCGCGGGTGGCGTTGGTCAGCGTGGGCGCGGGCAACAGCTACGGGCACCCGAGCAAGTCCACAATGGACAGCCTCACCGCGCTCGGCGCGCGCGTGACGCGCACGGACGTGGACGGGGACACCGCTGTCGTCGCCGGCCCCGCGATCGTGCGCCGGGGCGAGCCACGCGGCCCGCCCCGGCGTTGA
- the thrC gene encoding threonine synthase: MTATLGTTSATKTPDLGPAVELVSKEEGHRQPLAPEFVSAEDFSPLEVAYDFGRVRREDIEAGPKNIWRYKKLLPVPSNVEEIPNTEPGATRLVRADRLAKELGLKRVWVKDDTGNPTHSFKDRVVAVALAAAREFGFEVLACPSTGNLANATAAAAARAGWRSVVLIPKTLERAKILTTAVYDGDLLAIDGNYDDVNRLATELAGEHPTWAFVNVNVRPYYSEGSKTLAFEVAEQLGWRIPPQIVVPIASGSQLTKVDKGFRELGQLGLVDASPYKVFGAQATGCSPVSAAFRAGQDVVQPVKPDTIARSLAIGNPADGPYVLDIVNRTGGAIEDVSDEEVVEGIRLLARTEGIFTETAGGVTVATAKKLVETGKLDPDAETVLLITGDGLKTLDAIENHVGPKAVLPPSAAAVNKALGY, encoded by the coding sequence ATGACCGCAACCCTCGGCACGACCTCCGCCACGAAGACCCCGGATCTCGGTCCCGCCGTCGAACTGGTGTCGAAGGAAGAGGGCCACCGGCAGCCCCTCGCCCCCGAATTCGTCTCCGCCGAGGACTTCTCGCCGCTCGAGGTCGCCTACGACTTCGGCCGCGTCCGCCGCGAAGACATCGAGGCCGGCCCCAAGAACATCTGGCGCTACAAGAAACTCCTCCCGGTTCCGTCCAACGTCGAAGAGATCCCGAACACCGAGCCCGGCGCGACCCGGCTGGTCCGTGCCGACCGCCTCGCCAAGGAACTCGGCCTCAAGCGCGTGTGGGTCAAGGACGACACCGGAAACCCGACGCACTCCTTCAAGGACCGCGTCGTCGCCGTCGCGCTCGCCGCGGCCCGCGAGTTCGGGTTCGAGGTGCTCGCCTGTCCCTCGACCGGCAACCTGGCCAACGCGACGGCCGCCGCCGCGGCACGCGCCGGCTGGCGGTCGGTCGTGCTGATCCCGAAGACCCTCGAGCGCGCCAAGATCCTCACCACCGCGGTGTACGACGGCGACCTCCTCGCCATCGACGGCAACTACGACGACGTCAACCGCCTGGCCACCGAACTCGCCGGCGAGCACCCGACGTGGGCGTTCGTCAACGTGAACGTCCGGCCGTACTACTCGGAAGGCTCCAAGACGCTGGCCTTCGAGGTCGCCGAGCAGCTCGGCTGGCGCATCCCGCCGCAGATCGTCGTGCCGATCGCCTCCGGTTCGCAGCTGACCAAGGTGGACAAGGGTTTCCGCGAGCTGGGTCAGCTCGGTCTCGTGGACGCCAGCCCCTACAAGGTGTTCGGCGCGCAGGCCACCGGCTGCTCGCCGGTGTCGGCGGCGTTCCGCGCCGGCCAGGACGTGGTCCAGCCGGTGAAGCCGGACACCATCGCCCGCTCGCTGGCGATCGGCAACCCGGCCGACGGCCCGTACGTCCTCGACATCGTCAACCGCACCGGCGGCGCGATCGAGGACGTCAGCGACGAAGAGGTCGTCGAAGGCATCCGGCTGCTGGCCCGCACGGAAGGCATCTTCACCGAGACGGCCGGCGGTGTCACCGTCGCCACGGCGAAGAAGCTCGTCGAGACCGGCAAGCTGGACCCGGACGCCGAGACCGTGCTGCTCATCACCGGCGACGGCCTCAAGACCCTCGACGCGATCGAGAACCACGTGGGCCCCAAGGCGGTCCTGCCGCCGTCGGCCGCGGCCGTGAACAAGGCACTAGGTTACTGA
- the holA gene encoding DNA polymerase III subunit delta, with translation MTAQATAPAPLQLVLGEEELLIERAVRETLAAARARDATAELTRVRVSDLTAPELAELVSPSLFSEGRVIVLESAQDISQELADAVAAYLKDPADGVVLVVVHTGGGRSKAGKTLPAVLKKAGAEVTECPKLTKPAEREQFVRHEVRRVHGKIDPAGVAALIDAVGSDLRELSSAATQLVADTGGSVDAEAVRRYHRGRADVTGFAVAEKAVSGDRAAALESLRWAMQLGVPHVLVADALADAVRTIARVSGAGRGNPNQMAGELGMPPWKIRKAQGQSRGWNPDGLATAMRVVARLNAEVKGVAADPGYALERAVLEVAAAKGDR, from the coding sequence GTGACCGCGCAAGCCACCGCCCCGGCCCCGCTGCAGCTGGTCCTGGGTGAGGAAGAACTGCTGATCGAGCGGGCCGTCCGTGAGACGCTCGCCGCCGCCCGGGCAAGGGACGCGACGGCGGAGCTGACCCGCGTCCGGGTGTCCGATCTCACAGCCCCTGAGCTCGCCGAACTGGTCAGCCCGTCGCTGTTCAGCGAAGGCCGGGTGATCGTCCTCGAGTCGGCGCAGGACATCTCGCAGGAGCTGGCGGACGCCGTCGCGGCCTACCTGAAGGACCCGGCGGACGGGGTCGTGCTCGTGGTCGTGCACACCGGCGGCGGCCGCAGCAAGGCGGGCAAGACGCTCCCGGCGGTGCTGAAGAAGGCCGGCGCCGAGGTCACGGAGTGCCCGAAGCTGACCAAGCCGGCCGAGCGCGAGCAGTTCGTGCGCCACGAGGTGCGCCGGGTGCACGGCAAGATCGACCCGGCCGGGGTGGCCGCGCTGATCGACGCCGTGGGCTCCGACCTGCGGGAACTGTCGTCGGCGGCGACGCAGCTGGTCGCGGACACCGGCGGGTCCGTCGACGCGGAGGCGGTCCGCCGCTACCACCGCGGCCGCGCCGACGTCACCGGCTTCGCGGTGGCGGAGAAGGCGGTGAGCGGTGACCGCGCGGCGGCGCTGGAGTCGCTGCGGTGGGCGATGCAGCTCGGCGTCCCGCACGTCCTGGTCGCCGACGCGCTGGCCGACGCGGTCCGCACCATCGCGCGAGTCTCCGGCGCGGGCCGGGGCAACCCCAACCAGATGGCGGGCGAGCTGGGCATGCCGCCCTGGAAGATCCGCAAGGCGCAGGGGCAGTCCCGCGGCTGGAACCCCGACGGCCTGGCCACGGCGATGCGCGTGGTCGCGCGGCTGAACGCCGAGGTCAAGGGCGTGGCGGCGGACCCGGGCTACGCGCTGGAGCGCGCGGTCCTCGAGGTGGCCGCGGCAAAAGGCGACCGCTGA
- the rpsT gene encoding 30S ribosomal protein S20: MANIKSQIKRITTNEKARQRNQAIRSSVKTAIRKVREAAEAGDKAKAVELQRDAAQKLDKAVSKGVIHANQAANKKSALAKRVNAL, from the coding sequence ATGGCCAACATCAAGTCGCAGATCAAGCGCATCACGACGAATGAGAAGGCGCGTCAGCGCAACCAGGCGATCCGGTCCTCGGTGAAGACCGCGATCCGCAAGGTCCGCGAAGCCGCCGAGGCCGGCGACAAGGCCAAGGCCGTCGAGCTGCAGCGCGACGCCGCCCAGAAGCTGGACAAGGCCGTCTCGAAGGGCGTCATCCACGCCAACCAGGCCGCCAACAAGAAGTCGGCGCTGGCGAAGCGCGTCAACGCGCTCTGA
- a CDS encoding DMT family transporter: MNATALSLVLVAAVVHAVWNLAAKRISSGGTQFVWLYYTVSAVVLLPVTVVLLAVGPQRPQWSWLLAAAGTSVLHVAYGIVLQRGYRAGDLSVVYPVARGTGPLLSVLAAVFVLGERPGWLGLLGAFLVIAGVLVISTGRTGSGTHAVKAGVFYGLLTGAVIAGYTLWDAHSVTGVGVPPVVYFGLGSVLQSVMLVPGALAGRAEVARIWREQRREVLLVALLSPLAYILVLFALTMAPVSLVAPARELSIVLGGLAAWLVLGERDAVRRLAGAVIVLSGIVAIAAA, translated from the coding sequence ATGAACGCCACTGCCCTGTCCCTCGTCCTCGTCGCCGCCGTCGTGCACGCGGTGTGGAACCTGGCCGCGAAACGGATCTCCTCCGGCGGCACCCAGTTCGTCTGGCTCTACTACACGGTTTCCGCCGTCGTGCTGCTGCCCGTGACGGTCGTGCTGCTGGCCGTCGGGCCGCAGCGTCCACAGTGGAGCTGGCTGCTCGCCGCCGCGGGCACGTCGGTGCTGCACGTCGCTTACGGCATCGTGCTCCAGCGGGGGTACCGGGCCGGCGATCTCTCGGTCGTCTACCCGGTCGCGCGGGGCACCGGTCCGCTGCTGTCGGTGCTGGCCGCCGTGTTCGTGCTCGGCGAGCGGCCCGGGTGGCTGGGCCTGCTCGGCGCGTTCCTGGTGATCGCCGGGGTGCTCGTCATCAGCACCGGTCGCACCGGAAGCGGGACGCACGCGGTCAAAGCCGGTGTCTTCTACGGCCTCCTGACCGGCGCCGTCATCGCCGGCTACACGCTCTGGGACGCGCACTCGGTGACCGGCGTCGGCGTGCCGCCGGTCGTCTACTTCGGCCTCGGTTCGGTCCTGCAGAGCGTCATGCTCGTGCCGGGTGCGCTGGCCGGCCGCGCCGAGGTGGCCCGGATCTGGCGGGAGCAGCGCCGCGAAGTGCTGCTCGTCGCGCTGCTGTCGCCGCTCGCCTACATCCTCGTGCTGTTCGCCCTCACGATGGCGCCGGTCAGCCTGGTCGCGCCCGCCCGGGAGCTGAGCATCGTGCTGGGTGGCCTCGCCGCGTGGCTGGTGCTGGGCGAGCGGGACGCCGTCCGACGCCTGGCCGGGGCGGTGATCGTGCTGTCCGGGATCGTCGCGATTGCGGCGGCCTGA
- a CDS encoding VOC family protein yields the protein MEILKSRLLIRPRDAAASTAFYRELLGLAVEREFPGGTVFFLGHGSLEVSGRGEAGASPDLVLWLQVRDLAGTLADLEAKGLEPVRDARREPWGLDEAWIADPDGTRIVLVEVPEGHPIRTDTR from the coding sequence ATGGAGATCCTGAAGAGCCGGCTGCTGATCCGCCCGCGCGACGCAGCGGCGTCCACGGCGTTCTACCGCGAGCTTCTCGGCCTGGCCGTGGAGCGGGAGTTCCCCGGCGGCACCGTGTTCTTCCTTGGCCACGGGTCCCTGGAGGTCTCCGGCCGGGGGGAGGCGGGCGCGTCGCCCGACCTGGTGCTCTGGCTGCAGGTCCGCGACCTGGCCGGCACCCTGGCCGACCTCGAGGCGAAGGGCCTGGAGCCCGTGCGGGACGCCCGGCGCGAGCCCTGGGGCCTCGACGAGGCCTGGATCGCCGATCCGGACGGCACGCGCATCGTGCTGGTCGAGGTGCCCGAGGGCCACCCGATCCGCACGGACACCCGTTAG
- a CDS encoding class I SAM-dependent methyltransferase translates to MSTPHQPAPPPQPETSGFARVLDRTFGHPSGALGRLGGWVMARGNAATEHRVVDLAKIEPDETVLVVGPGPGVGLDAAARLAGRTVGVDPSPEMLALCHERCGDRAELREGSAARTGEPDGSADVVLTVNNVMLWDDRAAGFAELFRVLRPGGRLLLSAHEKWLPVSRHVLADEAAAAGFTDLQTWTWEPPGFTALAAQLRAVKPA, encoded by the coding sequence ATGAGTACTCCGCACCAGCCGGCACCCCCTCCCCAGCCGGAGACCAGCGGCTTTGCCCGCGTCCTCGACCGGACGTTCGGTCACCCCTCCGGCGCGCTCGGCCGCCTCGGCGGCTGGGTCATGGCCCGCGGCAACGCCGCCACCGAACACCGCGTCGTCGACCTGGCGAAGATCGAGCCGGACGAGACCGTCCTGGTCGTCGGGCCCGGCCCCGGCGTCGGGCTGGACGCCGCCGCTCGCCTGGCCGGGCGCACCGTCGGCGTCGACCCCTCCCCCGAGATGCTCGCGCTGTGCCACGAGCGCTGCGGCGACCGGGCCGAGCTGCGCGAGGGTTCGGCCGCCCGCACCGGCGAGCCGGACGGGTCGGCCGACGTCGTCCTGACCGTCAACAACGTCATGCTCTGGGACGACCGCGCGGCGGGCTTCGCCGAGCTGTTCCGGGTGCTGCGCCCCGGCGGGCGGCTGCTGCTGTCCGCGCACGAGAAGTGGCTGCCCGTGAGCAGGCACGTGCTGGCCGACGAGGCCGCCGCGGCGGGGTTCACCGACCTGCAGACGTGGACCTGGGAGCCGCCGGGCTTCACCGCGCTGGCCGCGCAGCTGCGCGCCGTCAAACCGGCCTAA